The Chryseobacterium shigense region GATTTGACTAAATGCAAAATTTGTAGCCATTATAGCTACTGATAGTAGGATTTTTTTCATGGTTTAAAATAGGTTTTCTAATAGTTTAAACTTTACAAAACTATTTTGTAAAGGGTTAATTTCCTTACGGAAATCCATAATGCAATAAATCATAAATGTGATTTTTAATTTCTTCCGAGTCCCGAAGAAGAATTGTTATTAGATAAAAAAGAAAGCGTGGGACTGCTAACTAATTCTCTAACGGGCTCTGGTAAGCCATGGACGAATAAGCAACAGCCCACGCCATAAAAGTATAGCGTAGGTCAGTTTACTTATTATCGTCCTAAATAATTTACCAGATTCGTTAGAGACAATAAGTTTACACCTTCTTAATGTGTTCGAAAAATGTTTTATAGATATGTTATATCCATAATTTTAAACAAATATAAAGAGTTTTTCTGAAGATGAATAATCTTGTTTTTATTTAGCAAAACTTTAGCGTTACATTCCATGAAACATCTTATAAAATCCCCATTTTCCGGACTATATGTTCAAATGAGAACATATGGATATTTTAAATCAATTGAAGTTTAAATCTATTAGGGAATTGATAAACACATTCAATACTGAACAAAAATGTATAGATTTTTTAGAACAAATTTTTTGGAATGGAGAGCCCGTTTCGCCATTTGACAAGACATCAAAAGTTTATAAATGTAAGCATAAATACAAGTGTAAAAACACAGGGAAGTATTTCACTATAAGACATATCCCATTATTTAAGAACTCAAATATAAAGTTTCAGGATTGGATAATAGCAATATGGTTTTTTACAAGTCATAAAGGTAGTTTATCGTCAATGCAATTACATAGAGATTCAGGCTTGACACAAAAGACTACATGGTTGCTATTACACAAATTAAGAGAGTTTTGTAAGTTTGAGAATTTTACTTTATTGTCAGGAGATATTGAAGTTGATGAAACATTTATAGGTGGGAAAAATAAAAATCGACACGCTAATAAAAAGGTTAAAAAATCGCAAGGAAGAAGTTTAATCGATAAAGTTCCTGTTTTTGGATTGGTACAACGAGGTGGTAAAGCTGTCATTATGGTTGTGGGATCTACAAAACGTGAAGAATTAGAACCTTGGATTTTAAAAATTGCTGAAATGACCAGTACTGTTCATTCTGACGAATGGCCAGGGTATGATGGTTTGCCTAAGTATATTAATCATTTAAGAGTAAACCATAAAAAGAAAGAATACGTGAATGGAACAACTCATACAAATACAATAGAAAATATTTGGAGTAATATTAAACGAGCTATTTTTGGTGTTTATAGAGTTATTTCAAGAAACCATATACAAGCATATCTTCATGAATTTGTTCTAAGATATAACACAAGAAAAATGAGCCCAAATGAAAGATTTATGCATTTGATTTCAAACATCAAAGGACGCAATTTGACTTACAATAAATTGGTAACAAAATAAAAATAGCCTTCTATATGAAGACTATTTGGTAATAATATGTTGATTTTCATAATCAATTACAATGTATCAAGATGATAACCTTTATCAGCTAAAATCTTTTTCTCATCTTCAGAAAAAATCTCATTATAATCATCGATGTAGATTTCTGTATTTTGTAACTTTAGTTCATTGATGTGGTCATCAATTTCTTTGGTTAATTCATCAATAGTATTAAAGAAACAAGATTTTGCTGTAAGATTATCATTTTCGTCTTTTATACATGCTGTTATAAGCCTTTCGTTATTTTCCATTTTGAATATTTTATATAGTTATATACAGATATTCAAAATTTAAGTTTTTGAGTTAATTTTAAATATTAAGAACAGTATATTAAATCTAAATTATTTTAGTTCTTCAAGTAATTGGTTAAGATTAAACTGATATTCACGTTTTATGTCTGTACTAAATCGAGAGTCATAAACTTGCTTACGCCGTGAAATACTATCAAAATCACTTGCTTGTTTTAATACATATTCTTTCATTAATTGGTTGTAATTTGAGGTATCAAACAATAGAAATATTGAAGATTTTACTAAATTTTCTAAGGCTTCTATTTTAGCTTTAAGTTGTGCATTTTCACATATAATTTCATCATGAAATTTCATGAAATCATCTGATAAATCATCCATAATTAAAAGTTAAGATTTCTTCCAAAAATAGTGAAAAATAATAAAAAATACTACCTATGTGGAATAGATAATATTTTTAAATGTTGGTGTCAAATTGTATGTAGGTGCCAAAAATAAAATTCGGTTTGGGGATCAGTCAGAAAGCTTATCTGCTGGGGCAGGACGGTCAGGCAGAATTCTGGAACAAAGCCAAGCAGAAAGGGATGTCCTGGTCCTGGTCAGCAGGTTATATTTTCGTAAAACTGGAAGGAAAATACGGAGCAACTGCAGCAGATATGGAATTCATGAATCACACAGGAAATATGGGAAATGTAACCGCTAATAATACTCCCGACCTTTACCGGGAAATTACGTTGAATCTTCCCACTACTGCCAGAGTAACATCGCAGATAAAACCTTCCGTACATATCCTTTCAGATCTCAATCAGTTTCTGAGCGGAAGTAAGTCTCTTACCTTAGATACAGCCAATAATATGATGATGGGATCAAGTCAGCATCTGGTAGACGTTACAGATAACCTTACAGCAATGTTTAAAGTAGATCATGTACACAATGATTAAGATTGTATTAAAGATAATATTGGTTATCATTGTTTTTTCAGGTTGCATATCCTGTTCTGATGAGGTGATCCAGCCACTTGAAAAAGATGAATCTTATCCGTTGCAGTTTCCGTCTTATTTCCCTGAAATGACTTTTGATGCATCCGGAAATCCCATTACCAAAAACGGAGTGGAGTTGGGCAGAAAATTATTTTATGAAGGAAGACTATCGAGAAATAATACCATTTCATGCGGGTTTTGTCATATTCAGGAAAATGCTTTTACCCATCACGGCCATAATGTAAGTCATGGAGTTGATGACAGAATCGGAACCAGAAATGCACCACCTGTTCAGAATATGGCTTTTCTGAAAAGATATATGTGGGACGGGGTAATTCATAACCTGAACGAGCAGCCCATCATTCCCATTACAGATGCCAATGAAATGGACAGTTCAATGCCTGATGTCATTTCCAAACTAAAAGACGACCAGAAATATAAAAAACTCTTCATGGCAGCTTATGGCGATGAAAATGTGACCGGAGAGAGAATATTAAAAGCATTGTCACAATTTATGGCAAGCATGATCTCTGCAGATTCAAAATATGACAGAATGAAACAGGGAAAAGAAATTTTCTCTTCTGAAGAATCTCAGGGAATGGCTCTTTTTCAGCAGAAATGTGCTTCATGTCACAGCGGGGAATTATTTACCGATGAAAGCTTCAGGAATTCAGGAATGTATTATAATGAACAGTTCAAAGATGCGGGCCGTTACCGCGTAACCCTGGACCAGAAAGACTGGATGAAATTCCGTGTGCCAAGTCTCAGAAATGTAGAATATACCGCACCTTATATGCATGACGGCAGATTTTATACATTGGAAGCAGTTCTTAATTTCTATTCAGATAGTGTGGAAGATAATCCCAACCTTGATCCGCAGCTGAAACAGAACGGTCATGTCGGTATTGCAATGAACGGTCAGGAAAAGCAGTTGATCATTGTATTCCTGAAAACCCTGTCTGATAAAAATTTTATTTCCAATCCAAAATTTGCAGAATGAAAATAATCATGAACAGAATAATTTTTATACTCAGCCTGACTTTATCATTGACATATCAGGCTAAAATAATGAATGACAGCCTTTATATTGGAAATGAAATCAGCAGAATGCTGGATGATTGTGACGCATGTGGCTGTGCAGCCGGAAACGGCTCTTCAGGTTTTGAATCTTTATTGAATCCCCAGTTTATTGGTGTAAAGTATTTTGCCCAGCATTATAAGGCCAAAGAAAACCTTTTTGTAAAAAATCTCACACAGGACCAGTATTTCAATACGCTTCAGGTTTGGGGTAAAATTCCTTTGACAAAGAAGCTCAGTATTTACGCCAGCCTGCCTTTCCATTTTCATGAGAAGAAAACAATGCGGGGGGATATCAATATTAACGGTATCGGAGATATGAATCTCATGGGAATATACAGGTTAATCAGTTCCGAAGATAATTTTCATCAGCTCAATGGCGGTTTTGGGGTAAAAATTCCCTTAGGTAAATTTGATGAAAAAGGAATCTCAGGTGTCAATCCAAGTTTTCAGCTGGGAACGGGAAGCTGGGACTATCAGGCTGCATTGAATTATAAATTTCAGAAAAATAAACTGGCAGTTCTGATTAATACAGATTATACCGTGAAAACAGAGAACAAGAAACATTACCGCTTCGGAAATCAATGGAATTACGCAATGACAGGATTTTATCAGGTCGCAGGAAACGAAAAAACAATTTTTTCTGCCAAAGCCGGACTTCAGGGTGAAGTTTATGATAAGAATAAACAGTTTGATGAAGTATTACCCAACACAGCCGGAAGCGCTTTGTATGGAAAGTTTGGTTTTGAGGCTTCTTATAAAAAATTCAGTTTGGGTGGGGAAGTAATGTTACCCACTTATTCCAATCTTGCAGGAGGAGATATTGAAGCGAAATCCCGGTTCAGTATTTTTATCAATTTTGGAATCTGACAGGAGTGGTGGCTTCGAGAGCCTCAGCCACCAAATATGGGTTATTCAATGTTCATTATTAATAGAAATATTGTACTCTTAATTATAATTTCTAAAAACTGGTGGCCGAGGTTCTCGAAGCCACCAGTTTTAGTATATCACTCAACAAATCTGCTCTTTTCATAGTATTGAGAATTAATTTATTATGCCGTGTATTGCATCTGTCAATAATTTTCTATCTTTGCCACAATCTGGTGCGCTGTAAAAAGCACTTAAAAGGGAATCCGGTGAAAATCCGGAACAGACCCGCTGCTGTAAGCTCCACATCAAAGTTTTTGAAGATTATATCCACTGTTTTTTAATGGGAAGGATTTCAAAAACGGAGTAAGTCAGAAGACCTGCCGGAGGATGAACGTTTGATGCTTTCGTGGAATAAAGCTTAGGACAACAATAACTTTGTGCAGTATCAGCTGTGCTTTGTTGTTGCTACCTTATACCTATATCCATTAGCAGGCATCATTATTCCAAATGAGCTAATGGTCGGAAAACTTACTGTTTCACGGTTTCAAAAAGGAGTTGTCATATTGTTTGTGATAACCTCACAACTTATATTCTCTCAATCCAGAGATACCATCCGGGAGAAAACCATTCTTCCGGTCCGGATTTACAAAAAAGACTTTAAAGAAATTCTTCCTGCTCAGGTTCTTTCCGGGGAACAGCTCGAAAGACTGAACAGCCAGTCTGTTGCCGATGCTTTACGGTATTTTTCCGGAGTACAGATCAAAGATTACGGCGGGATGGGCGGTTTGAAAACGGTCAATATCAGAAGCATGGGAAGCCAGCATGTGGGAGTGTTTTACGATGGAATTCAGCTTGGGAATGCCCAGAATGGAGTAGTGGATCTTGGAAAATTCTCACTGGATGATATTGAGTCGGTTTCATTGTATAACGGTCAGAAAAGCGAAATTTTTCAGCCGGCAAAGGATTTCGGGTCCTCAGGATCTATTTATCTTCAGCCTAAAGTACCGGTTTTTAAAGAGGATCGGAAAACCAATTTAATAGTTAAACTTAAGCTCGGTTCCATTAGCTTATTCAACCCTTCATTTCGTTTAGAACAGAAGATTTCAGATAAAGTTTCAGCAAGTTTCAGCTCGGAATTTGTGCAGAGCGACGGCTTGTATAAGTATAAATATGAAAAAAAGAATTCAGATGGATCTGTTGCCAATGATACTATTGCCAGAAGATACGATTCTTATATCCGAGGCAAACGTTTTGAAGCTGCTTTTAACGGGACCATTAATGACGGAAGCTGGAATGTACGCGGTTACGGGTATATTTCGGAACGGGGAATTCCTACAGCCATTGTAAACAATGACTTTGGCCCGAAAGGACAGCAAATGCTGGATGAAAACTATTTTGTGCAGGCCGGTTTCAGGAAAAAACTGTTTCCAAAATTTGAAACTCAGGTTAAAGCCAAATTTGCTTATGATTATTCCAGATTCCTGGATACCGTTAATGTAGCTACAACCGTTTTGCCTATAGATAATTCTTATGTTCAGAGGGAACTTTATTTTTCTTCATCAAACATTTACTCCATCAACAAAAACTGGGATGTGAGCGCAAGCTTTGATCTTCAGTATAATAATCTGGATGCGAGTTTGAGGGATTTCTCATATCCAACGCGGTATACTTCATTACTGGCTTTTGCAACAACTTATCAGTGGAACAGATTCAAATTTCTTGGAAGCGTTCTTGGAACTTTTGTTCATGAAAATGTAGAAAAAAATGCAAAATCGCCTGATAAAACGGAATGGACACCTTCTGCATTTCTCAGTTACCAGCCTTTTGAATCAAATAATTTTACAGTAAGAGCATTTTATAAAAGGATTTTCAGGATGCCGACTTTCAACGACCTGTATTATACCATGATTGGAAATACCATGCTGAAGCCTGAATATACCAGCCAATATGATATAGGATTTACTTATCAGAAACTTTATGACCATCATTTTTTTAAAGGAATTTATGCGAAAGTGGATGGTTATTATAACGAAGTAGAAAATAAGATCGTAGCCGTTCCTACAACCAATTTATTCAGGTGGATGATGACAAATCTGGGTGATGTAAGGATTATAGGGGCAGATGTAAATATACAGGCTGAATTTGATTTAAATAAGATCAAATTAAGACCTCTTGTAAGCTACACCTATCAGCGTGCCGGAGATTATACTGATAAAAAAGAGGATTATTACGGCGATCAGATTCCTTATGTGCCGTGGCATGCCGTGACCTTTACCATGATGGCAGATTATAAGGACTGGAGCTTCAACTACAGTTTTATGTACACGGGAGAACGCTATGACGCACAGCTCAATAATATCAGGGCTAATTATCTTCAGCCGTGGTATACCCATGATTTATCTGTTCAGAAGAAATTCAGCTGGCATTCTTATCAGTTCAAAGCCAGTTTTGAGGTGAATAATGTTCTCAATCAATATTATGACGTGGTAAGGAACTATCCTATGCCCGGAAGAAATTTTAAACTCATTGTAAGCTTTACATTATGAAAAAACTAAACTTTTGCCTGCTGGCTTTTACCATTTTCTTCCTGTTCTCATGCCGGACGGATGATTATGTAGTCCCGTCTGAAAAAGATGAGGTAAGTACAGGTGAAGATACTCCCATTAAAGGTTTTTATCTTTTAAACGAAGGAAATATGGGCAGCAACAAATGTACACTGGACTATTTCGATTATGCTACAGGAACTTATCACAGGAACATTTATGCGGAGATCAACCCGGATGTGGTAAAAGAGCTGGGTGACGTGGGAAATGACATCATGATTTACGGAAGCAAAATGTATGTTGTCGTTAATGTTTCCAATAAAATTGAGGTACTGGACGCTAAAACTGCAAAACGCATCAAGACGATACAGCTTCAAAATTGCCGGTATATGTCTTTTAAAGGCAAAAAAGTGTACGTAAGCAGTTACGCAGGCCCCGTTGAGCTGAACCCAAATTCTCCACCGGGAAAAGTAGTTGAAATCGACACGGCTTCTCTTGCCATAGAAAGACAGGTTGTGGTGGGGTACCAGCCTGAGGAAATGGAGATTATAGGCGATCAGCTTTTTGTTGCGAATTCCGGGGGGTATATGTTCCCGAATTATGACAGAACTGTTTCTGTTATTGATCTCAACAGTTTTACACAGACAAAGAAAATTGATGTGGCTATCAATCTTCATCGTTTGCAGAAAGATAATTACGGTGATCTTTATGTGAGCTCAAGGGGAGATTATTACAATATCCCGTCAAGCCTGTTTCTTGTAGATGCGGTTACCGGAACTGTGAAAAAAGATTTCCATGTCGCAGTAAGCGGAATGACCATCGTGAATGACAAGTTGTATTACTACGGAAATGAATTCAATTATAATACACATACTTACGTAAAAACCTTCGGGATTATTGATGTAAAAACCGAGCAGGTCATTGCCACTAAAATTATTGATCAACAATATGCCGATGAAATAAAAGCCCCTTACGGAATTGCTGTAAACCCTTATACAGAAGACATCTATCTTACAGATGCCAGAAATTATGTGACTACCGGATATGTGTACTGTTTCGATAAAAACGGGAAATTCAAATGGAAAACCGAAGGCGGAAATATCCCCGCTCATTTTACCTTCTTATATAAATAATCAGAAAAAATGGAAAGAAAGACGATTCAAATTATAAAAACTGTGCTTTTCTCTTCAATTGTATTGGCAGTAACAGCCTGTAAAAGTGATACTGAAGAAGTAGCGGAAGAAGTGACATTTCCTGCGGAAGTTCTTAAAGAAGCTTATACAATTGACAGATTAAAACTTTTAAATATAAATCCCAAAATTGAAGGACAGCTAACCTGGAGCATTAACGATTCCATCATTTCTGATCATCTTCAGCTGGACTTTGTAAGCGCTTATATAAAAACATATCCTTTAACCTTAAAGGTAGAACTGAAAGGAGCAGTGAAGACTTATCAGTCAAAGATTATTGTGAATAAAGAACAAACGCCTTACAGTAAATACATCGCCAATGTTTTCGAATTCCGTCCCGCTGCCGGGCAGTTCATCAACGAAGTTCCCGAGTATGTAACCGGAAATACTGAAGCGAATATGCTTCAAAAAGCAAAGGAGTCATTGGTTGGAGGAAATTCCACCATGATTACGTTGGGAGGTTTCGGGGGATATGTTTCTTTTGGTTTCGACCATACAATTCCAAACCTTGAAGGAAGGGATTTCAAAATCCTGGGAAATGCATTCTGGGGAAATAATTCCAGTACAGCCAGAACAGGATCATGTGAACCCGGAATTATCATGGTTGGCTACGACAAGAATAAAAATGGCAAACCGGATGAAGACGAATGGTACGAAATTGCCGGCAGCGAATACTTTAAAAATTCAACTACAAAAAATTATAACATCACCTACTTCAAACCCAATGAAAATAAGCCCCCCGTTCCCGGAAGTGAGTTTTGGCAGACTGATGTGGAGTACATCAAATGGCAGGACAATTTTGGGAATTCTGGATTTAAAACTAAAAATACCTTCCATGCACAAAGCTATTATCCTCTATGGCTCCAGACTGCTTCTTACAGCCTGACCGGAACCAGACTTAAGGATAATTTTTACGACCAGAGCGGAACGGGGACTTATTGGGTGGGAACATCCTATGATTATGGATACGCAGACAATGCACCCAACAATGATGAAGCCTCAAATATTGATATTTCCTGGGCAGTAGATCAAAACGGAAAATATGTAAAACTTCCGGGTATCGATTTTATCAAGGTTTATACAGGAGTCAATCAGGAGGCCGGTTGGTTGGGAGAAATTTCTACCGAAGTGGCGGGAGCCTATGATCTGCATTTTAATTAATAAAGACTACAAAATTTAATAAATAGTTTAAAATGAAAAAGTTTTACCTTTTTACCGTACTGTTTCTGTTTACGTTCTTTGCGAATGCACAGATAAAAGTACAGGGTGTGCCCCGCAATGATATTCCGGGCACAATCAGCAGCAATCAGCTGAATACAGCCGTAACCACCAATATCAGTTTTTCTGATATCCAGTATTGGGTGGGAAGCGGAACAAATGAAGCAGCTTTTGTTGTTCAGTGGAACGACAGTAAGAATCCTGATGCTCTTGTGTGGGGATTCAGATGGAATGGCAATGCAACCGGAGAAGATATGCTGAAGGCGATTGCCCAGGCAGATCACAGGTTTTTTACATTGCTTTATCCGGGAACCCAGTTCGGAACAGCAATCGGAGGATTAGGCTTTGACCTGAACGGACAGAATACCAATGCGCTTTACAAAAACGGAAATACTACATATCCTCTTTACCCTGTAAGTGGCATCGTCAATACAGCGGCTTATGATTTTGATGATTATACCGCAGCAGATGCCGGAGATCATTGGGGGTCGGGATGGTATAACAGCTACTGGTCTTATTGGGTAAAAGATCCTACAGATGCCGATTTCGGA contains the following coding sequences:
- a CDS encoding IS1595 family transposase — its product is MDILNQLKFKSIRELINTFNTEQKCIDFLEQIFWNGEPVSPFDKTSKVYKCKHKYKCKNTGKYFTIRHIPLFKNSNIKFQDWIIAIWFFTSHKGSLSSMQLHRDSGLTQKTTWLLLHKLREFCKFENFTLLSGDIEVDETFIGGKNKNRHANKKVKKSQGRSLIDKVPVFGLVQRGGKAVIMVVGSTKREELEPWILKIAEMTSTVHSDEWPGYDGLPKYINHLRVNHKKKEYVNGTTHTNTIENIWSNIKRAIFGVYRVISRNHIQAYLHEFVLRYNTRKMSPNERFMHLISNIKGRNLTYNKLVTK
- a CDS encoding MbnP family protein produces the protein MPKIKFGLGISQKAYLLGQDGQAEFWNKAKQKGMSWSWSAGYIFVKLEGKYGATAADMEFMNHTGNMGNVTANNTPDLYREITLNLPTTARVTSQIKPSVHILSDLNQFLSGSKSLTLDTANNMMMGSSQHLVDVTDNLTAMFKVDHVHND
- a CDS encoding cytochrome-c peroxidase; this translates as MIKIVLKIILVIIVFSGCISCSDEVIQPLEKDESYPLQFPSYFPEMTFDASGNPITKNGVELGRKLFYEGRLSRNNTISCGFCHIQENAFTHHGHNVSHGVDDRIGTRNAPPVQNMAFLKRYMWDGVIHNLNEQPIIPITDANEMDSSMPDVISKLKDDQKYKKLFMAAYGDENVTGERILKALSQFMASMISADSKYDRMKQGKEIFSSEESQGMALFQQKCASCHSGELFTDESFRNSGMYYNEQFKDAGRYRVTLDQKDWMKFRVPSLRNVEYTAPYMHDGRFYTLEAVLNFYSDSVEDNPNLDPQLKQNGHVGIAMNGQEKQLIIVFLKTLSDKNFISNPKFAE
- a CDS encoding transporter — protein: MNRIIFILSLTLSLTYQAKIMNDSLYIGNEISRMLDDCDACGCAAGNGSSGFESLLNPQFIGVKYFAQHYKAKENLFVKNLTQDQYFNTLQVWGKIPLTKKLSIYASLPFHFHEKKTMRGDININGIGDMNLMGIYRLISSEDNFHQLNGGFGVKIPLGKFDEKGISGVNPSFQLGTGSWDYQAALNYKFQKNKLAVLINTDYTVKTENKKHYRFGNQWNYAMTGFYQVAGNEKTIFSAKAGLQGEVYDKNKQFDEVLPNTAGSALYGKFGFEASYKKFSLGGEVMLPTYSNLAGGDIEAKSRFSIFINFGI
- a CDS encoding TonB-dependent receptor plug domain-containing protein — translated: MVGKLTVSRFQKGVVILFVITSQLIFSQSRDTIREKTILPVRIYKKDFKEILPAQVLSGEQLERLNSQSVADALRYFSGVQIKDYGGMGGLKTVNIRSMGSQHVGVFYDGIQLGNAQNGVVDLGKFSLDDIESVSLYNGQKSEIFQPAKDFGSSGSIYLQPKVPVFKEDRKTNLIVKLKLGSISLFNPSFRLEQKISDKVSASFSSEFVQSDGLYKYKYEKKNSDGSVANDTIARRYDSYIRGKRFEAAFNGTINDGSWNVRGYGYISERGIPTAIVNNDFGPKGQQMLDENYFVQAGFRKKLFPKFETQVKAKFAYDYSRFLDTVNVATTVLPIDNSYVQRELYFSSSNIYSINKNWDVSASFDLQYNNLDASLRDFSYPTRYTSLLAFATTYQWNRFKFLGSVLGTFVHENVEKNAKSPDKTEWTPSAFLSYQPFESNNFTVRAFYKRIFRMPTFNDLYYTMIGNTMLKPEYTSQYDIGFTYQKLYDHHFFKGIYAKVDGYYNEVENKIVAVPTTNLFRWMMTNLGDVRIIGADVNIQAEFDLNKIKLRPLVSYTYQRAGDYTDKKEDYYGDQIPYVPWHAVTFTMMADYKDWSFNYSFMYTGERYDAQLNNIRANYLQPWYTHDLSVQKKFSWHSYQFKASFEVNNVLNQYYDVVRNYPMPGRNFKLIVSFTL
- a CDS encoding YncE family protein, whose translation is MKKLNFCLLAFTIFFLFSCRTDDYVVPSEKDEVSTGEDTPIKGFYLLNEGNMGSNKCTLDYFDYATGTYHRNIYAEINPDVVKELGDVGNDIMIYGSKMYVVVNVSNKIEVLDAKTAKRIKTIQLQNCRYMSFKGKKVYVSSYAGPVELNPNSPPGKVVEIDTASLAIERQVVVGYQPEEMEIIGDQLFVANSGGYMFPNYDRTVSVIDLNSFTQTKKIDVAINLHRLQKDNYGDLYVSSRGDYYNIPSSLFLVDAVTGTVKKDFHVAVSGMTIVNDKLYYYGNEFNYNTHTYVKTFGIIDVKTEQVIATKIIDQQYADEIKAPYGIAVNPYTEDIYLTDARNYVTTGYVYCFDKNGKFKWKTEGGNIPAHFTFLYK
- a CDS encoding cell surface protein translates to MERKTIQIIKTVLFSSIVLAVTACKSDTEEVAEEVTFPAEVLKEAYTIDRLKLLNINPKIEGQLTWSINDSIISDHLQLDFVSAYIKTYPLTLKVELKGAVKTYQSKIIVNKEQTPYSKYIANVFEFRPAAGQFINEVPEYVTGNTEANMLQKAKESLVGGNSTMITLGGFGGYVSFGFDHTIPNLEGRDFKILGNAFWGNNSSTARTGSCEPGIIMVGYDKNKNGKPDEDEWYEIAGSEYFKNSTTKNYNITYFKPNENKPPVPGSEFWQTDVEYIKWQDNFGNSGFKTKNTFHAQSYYPLWLQTASYSLTGTRLKDNFYDQSGTGTYWVGTSYDYGYADNAPNNDEASNIDISWAVDQNGKYVKLPGIDFIKVYTGVNQEAGWLGEISTEVAGAYDLHFN